One stretch of Anguilla anguilla isolate fAngAng1 chromosome 5, fAngAng1.pri, whole genome shotgun sequence DNA includes these proteins:
- the LOC118228297 gene encoding protein transport protein Sec24D-like, with protein MSQQGYVATPPYSQAPPGMGGYQPGFGAPPAQPLYGHYGPPQPYPSGQLGALKSPPPLASAVPPPLSPAQFSLNGLQNGGHHQRFPPPISAPSASPYGPPPPAMLSGPASPAQATPPTHQLTNQLSGMQISGYGPAPPQGPQSPAGSAAPPTFLPPPPAVGHPPPMGAMTAAPPMGAPGQFPGPPPLGPGGFQQPPGPPGFPAQQGPYGAGQLAGPQPGFPGAFPAGAAQMAGPPQKKLDPESIPSATQVIEDDQAKRGGQVYATNLRGQVPPLVTTDFVVQDQGNASPRYIRCTAYSFPCTADLAKQCKVPLAAIIKPFAAVPKNETPLYLVDHGESGPIRCNRCKAYMCPFMQFTDGGRRYQCGFCNCVNEVPAFYFQHLDHVGRRVDFYERPELSLGSYEVAATMEYCRNKKPPNPPAFIFMIDVSYANVQSGLVRLVCEELKTLLEHLPREEGAESSGVRVGFVTYNKILHFYNVKSALAQPQMMVVSDVAEMFLPLLDGFLVSFQESRSVVNNLLDQIPDMFANTSENETVFAPVIQAGVEALKAAECSGKLFIFHSSMPTAEAPGKLRNRDDRKLVNTDKEKTLFQPQKGVYEQLVQDCVSIGCCVDLFLFPSQYTDVATMGSVSMHTGGSVYKYSNFQVPVDGDHFLSDLRRDVEKPIGFDGIMRVRTSTGFRPTDFFGALHMNNTTDVEMAAVDSDKAVTVEFKHDDTLAEDAGALIQCALLYTTVGGQRRLRIHNLGLTCSAQLADLYKTCETDALINFFAKSAYRAMVNQPLKTVREILVNQTAHMLACYRKNCANPSAVSQLILPDAMKVFPVYMNSLMKSAALVASPDLSTDDRALQRMAVTAMGVEETQVLFYPRLIPLHNMEAVGEGLPPAVRSSDERLSEGGLFLLENGRLLFLWLSQTCAPELIQNLFNVPSLAHIGSDVRSLPELDNPQSKKLRSIIELIRQQRSHSMKLLIVKQKDQQEALLRQHLVEDKGLHGGASYMDFLCHVHREIRQLLT; from the exons ATGAGTCAGCAGGGTTAtgtggccacgcccccttaTTCCCAGGCCCCGCCTGGCATGGGGGGGTACCAGCCAGGATTCGGCGCCCCACCTGCTCAGCCACTGTACGGGCACTATGGACCCCCCCAGCCGTACCCCTCTGGACAGCTGG GTGCGCTAAAATCACCTCCCCCCTTGGCATCCGCCGTCCCTCCacccctcagccccgcccagtTCAGCCTCAATGGTCTTCAAAATGGGGGTCACCACCAGAG GTTCCCTCCTCCCATCTCTGCTCCCTCTGCTTCTCCATATGGACCGCCTCCTCCCGCTATGCTctctggccccgcctcccctgcacaggccacgcccccgacACACCAGCTCACCAATCAGCTGAGCGGCATGCAGATTAGCGGTTACG gtcccgcccccccacagGGCCCTCAGTCCCCTGCTGGCtctgcagctcctcccactttcctccctcctccacccgcCGTGGGACATCCTCCGCCCATGGGCGCCATGACAGCAGCTCCACCAATGGGAGCCCCCGGGCAGTTCCCTGGCCCTCCCCCACTCGGACCTGGCGGGTTCCAGCAGCCTCCTGGACCTCCGGGGTTCCCAGCACAGCAAG GTCCGTATGGGGCGGGGCAGTTGGCCGGACCCCAGCCCGGTTTCCCCGGAGCCTTCCCCGCTGGAGCAGCACAAATGGCGGGGCCCCCCCAAAAGAAACTGGACCCTGAATCCATTCCCAGTGCG ACTCAGGTGATTGAGGATGACCAGGCCAAGCGTGGAGGCCAGGTTTATGCCACTAACCTGAGGGGACAGGTGCCCCCCTTGGTCACCACAGACTTTGTGGTGCAGGATCAAG gcaacGCCAGCCCCCGCTACATACGCTGCACGGCCTACTCCTTTCCCTGCACGGCAGACCTGGCCAAGCAGTGCAAGGTGCCCCTGGCCGCCATCATCAAACCCTTCGCCGCCGTCCCCAAAAACGAG ACCCCTCTGTACCTGGTGGACCACGGCGAGTCCGGACCAATCAGATGCAACCGCTGCAAGGCCTACATGTGCCCCTTCATGCAGTTCACGGACGGGGGCAGGCGGTACCAGTGCGGATTCTGCAACTGTGTCAACGAAG TGCCAGCGTTCTATTTCCAACACCTGGACCACGTCGGCCGACGGGTGGACTTCTACGAGAGGCCGGAGCTCTCCCTCGGGTCCTACGAGGTCGCTGCCACGATGGAGTACTGCAGG AACAAGAAGCCCCCCAACCCGCCGGCCTTCATCTTCATGATTGACGTGTCCTACGCCAACGTCCAGAGCGGGCTGGTCAGACTGGTGTGTGAGGAGCTGAAGACTCTGCTGGAGCACCTGCCCAG AGAGGAAGGGGCGGAGAGCTCGGGGGTCCGCGTGGGCTTCGTCACCTACAACAAGATCCTGCACTTCTACAACGTGAAGAGCGCCCTGGCGCAGCCCCAGATGATGGTGGTGTCCGACGTGGCCGAGATGTTCCTGCCGCTGCTCGACGGCTTCCTGGTCAGCTTCCAGGAGTCCCGCTCCGTCGTCAACAA TCTGCTGGACCAGATTCCCGACATGTTCGCCAACACCAGCGAGAACGAGACTGTGTTCGCCCCGGTCATCCAGGCCGGCGTGGAGGCCCTGAAG GCCGCGGAGTGCAGCGGCAAGCTGTTCATCTTCCACTCCTCCATGCCGACCGCTGAGGCTCCTGGGAAACTGAGGAACCGGGACGACAGGAAGCTGGTCAACACCGACAAAGAGAAG ACTCTCTTCCAGCCTCAGAAGGGAGTCTACGAGCAGCTGGTGCAGGACTGCGTTTCTATTGGCTGCTGTGTGGACCTCTTCCTGTTCCCCAGCCAATACACTGACGTGGCCACAATGGGCTCTGTCTCAATGCACACGGGGGGGTCTGTGTACAAGTACAGCAACTTCCAG GTTCCAGTTGATGGGGACCATTTTCTCAGTGACCTGCGGAGAGATGTGGAGAAGCCAATAGGATTTGATGGAATCATGCGTGTTCGGACCAGCACAG GCTTCCGGCCTACAGACTTCTTCGGGGCGCTGCACATGAACAACACCACCGACGTGGAGATGGCCGCCGTGGACAGCGACAAAGCCGTCACCGTGGAGTTCAAACACGACGACACGCTGGCCGAGGACGCCGGAGCCCTGATACAG tGTGCCTTACTCTACACCACAGTTGGCGGACAGAGGCGTCTGCGTATCCATAACCTGGGCCTGACCTGCAGCGCCCAGCTGGCCGACCTCTACAAGACCTGCGAGACCGACGCCCTCATCAACTTCTTCGCCAAATCCG CGTACCGTGCCATGGTCAACCAGCCGCTGAAGACGGTGAGGGAGATCCTGGTGAACCAGACGGCCCACATGCTGGCCTGCTACAGGAAGAACTGCGCCAACCCGTCTGCTGTGAGCCAG CTCATTCTGCCCGACGCCATGAAGGTCTTCCCCGTGTACATGAACAGCTTGATGAAGAGCGCCGCCCTAGTGGCCAGCCCCGACCTCTCCACGGACGACCGCGCCCTCCAGAGGATGGCCGTCACCGCcatgggggtggaggagacccaggtCCTCTTCTACCCCCGCCTCATCCCACTG CACAACATGGAGGCCGTTGGCGAGGGGTTACCGCCAGCAGTGCGCAGCTCTGATGAGCGGCTCTCCGAGGGGGGGCTCTTCCTCCTGGAGAACGGgcgcctcctcttcctctggctGAGCCAGACCTGCGCCCCCGAGCTCATCCAGAACCTGTTCAACGTGCCCTCACTGGCCCACATCGGGTCGGACGTG AGGTCATTACCTGAACTGGACAACCCTCAGTCCAAGAAACTCCGATCCATTATCGAGCTCATCAGACAACAGAGATCTCATTCAATGAAG CTCCTGATAGTGAAGCAGAAagaccagcaggaggcgctgttACGACAGCATCTAGTCGAGGACAAGGGCCTTCACGGAGGGGCGTCCTACATGGACTTCCTGTGTCACGTCCATAGAGAGATCCGGCAGCTGCTCACTTAA